One Phaseolus vulgaris cultivar G19833 chromosome 11, P. vulgaris v2.0, whole genome shotgun sequence genomic window carries:
- the LOC137832492 gene encoding fasciclin-like arabinogalactan protein 12 — protein MLYKNHLLHHTINASSAHCIHKSYHLHSFPISSTRLSSNKTKMVKKQFGLSFSLALLLSFLYYTTTLAQLSPTSAPLKPPQPTPTPPTEAPKQPLVPSLPQSPSDSTPDTAAVDIVGILRQAKSFNILIRLMKTTQLINQLNAQLLTTKSGGITILAPDDSSFSELKAGFLNSLSDGQKLELLQFHVLSDYVSSSNFDTLTNPVRTLAGAKPGKVELNVISYGGSVNISTGEVNTTITGIVYTDKHLAIYKVGKVLLPMDFFAVAKAPAKGPSLAPEPSAKAPKADKEKPVSPDSSESSEINSTNNNSGTVKINLQGKWVFHVLGVLLVLTLSS, from the coding sequence ATGCTATATAAAAACCATCTCCTCCACCATACCATCAATGCATCAAGTGCACATTGCATACACAAATCCTACCATTTGCATTCCTTTCCAATATCTTCTACACGATTATCATCTAACAAGACCAAAATGGTGAAAAAGCAATTTGGTTTGTCCTTCTCACTAGCACTGCTACTTTCATTCTTGTACTACACCACCACTTTAGCCCAATTATCTCCAACTTCTGCCCCTCTCAAACCACCACAACCTACCCCTACCCCACCAACTGAGGCTCCTAAACAACCTTTGGTTCCCTCATTGCCACAGTCACCAAGTGATTCCACCCCTGACACTGCAGCTGTTGACATTGTTGGAATCCTGAGGCAGGCCAAGTCATTCAACATCCTTATCCGCCTCATGAAAACCACCCAATTGATCAACCAACTCAATGCACAGCTCCTCACTACTAAATCAGGTGGCATCACCATTCTTGCACCTGATGACAGTTCCTTCTCTGAACTCAAAGCAGGCTTCCTCAACTCTCTTTCTGACGGCCAAAAGCTGGAGCTCTTACAGTTCCATGTTCTTTCTGACTACGTGTCAAGCTCCAACTTTGATACTCTAACCAACCCAGTGAGAACCCTTGCAGGGGCTAAACCTGGAAAAGTGGAACTGAATGTGATAAGTTACGGAGGGAGTGTGAACATCTCAACGGGTGAGGTTAACACCACCATCACTGGCATTGTATACACAGATAAACATCTCGCTATTTACAAGgtggggaaggtgcttcttcCTATGGACTTCTTTGCAGTGGCGAAGGCACCAGCAAAGGGACCATCTTTGGCACCAGAACCTTCTGCAAAGGCTCCTAAAGCGGATAAGGAGAAGCCAGTGTCTCCAGATTCCTCAGAATCATCTGAGATTAATTCCACAAACAACAACTCCGGCACTGTGAAAATCAACTTACAAGGAAAGTGGGTGTTCCATGTTCTTGGAGTACTTCTTGTGCTTACATTGTCATCATGA